A region of Salvelinus alpinus chromosome 6, SLU_Salpinus.1, whole genome shotgun sequence DNA encodes the following proteins:
- the LOC139578447 gene encoding large ribosomal subunit protein mL55-like: protein MALQKVWTSKSVLNRCLQEVVAQSHFLPVSSLHTTTTQHNSNKTSIVRSSRQKYERLYPLLLVQPDGSTINIRYKEPKRILMMPVDISTLSEEERKMRMRKRDPRKGAVKQRTVEFKDDFKVDDYSKFWKK, encoded by the exons ATGGCCCTACAGAAAGTATGGACGTCGAAGAGTGTTTTAAACAG ATGTCTACAAGAGGTGGTTGCTCAGAGTCATTTCCTTCCTGTATCAAGTTTACACACAACAACCACTCAGCACAACTCCAACAAGACATCAATTGTACGAAGCAGTCGACAGAAGTATGAAAGGTTGTATCCACTGTTGCTCGTACAACCCGATGGTTCCACAATTAACATTAGGTACAAAGAGCCCAAGAGGATACTCATG ATGCCTGTGGACATCAGTACACTCTCAGAGGAAGAAAGGAAAATGAGGATGCGGAAGCGGGATCCCAGGAAGGGAGCTGTTAAGCAGAGGACAGTGGAATTCAAAGATGATTTCAAAGTGGATGATTACAGCAAGTTTTGGAAGAAGTGA